One Gimesia aquarii DNA segment encodes these proteins:
- a CDS encoding exonuclease/endonuclease/phosphatase family protein: MALIPKFKLPFLRSWKSRGLTLLLVSLLGGGMFHFGIKPKQVTNWITDFVSSTISSSTPSDWDSTEIDLPQSENTIRIATFNIQVFGQSKMKKPQVPQILARIIQQFDVVAVQEIRSQDQSFMDEFLSIVNSGNHRYAYLIGPRLGRTASKEQYAYFYNTERIAVNDKWTYTVIDKYDKLHRPPYIAHFQTLSSSSKQPFTFSLINIHTDPDETKQELNVLDDVYRVVSNDGSQEDDVILLGDLNVNDRNLGELGMVPDLMWTVSKTPTNTRKSKQYDNILFSRHRSQEFTGKSGIYDFKTRFGLTEKEALVVSDHLPVWAEFHVSENGFARQASARQSETR, encoded by the coding sequence ATGGCCCTGATACCCAAATTCAAACTTCCGTTCCTCAGATCATGGAAATCACGTGGGCTGACTTTATTACTGGTCAGTCTGCTTGGTGGAGGAATGTTTCATTTTGGAATCAAACCGAAGCAGGTCACAAACTGGATTACTGATTTCGTCTCTTCTACGATTTCCAGTTCGACGCCATCAGACTGGGATTCCACCGAAATTGACCTGCCGCAATCTGAAAATACTATTCGGATCGCTACATTTAATATTCAGGTGTTTGGTCAAAGCAAAATGAAAAAACCACAAGTACCTCAAATTCTGGCACGTATTATCCAGCAGTTTGATGTAGTCGCTGTACAGGAAATTCGTTCGCAGGATCAATCATTTATGGACGAATTCTTGAGCATTGTTAACTCTGGAAACCACCGTTATGCCTACCTGATTGGTCCCAGATTGGGAAGAACTGCCAGCAAGGAACAGTACGCCTACTTCTATAATACCGAACGAATTGCTGTAAACGACAAATGGACTTATACGGTGATCGACAAATACGACAAGTTGCATCGCCCCCCTTACATTGCTCATTTTCAGACATTGAGCTCTTCCAGCAAGCAGCCGTTTACGTTTTCTTTAATCAATATTCACACCGACCCGGATGAAACGAAACAAGAACTGAATGTTCTGGACGATGTTTACCGAGTCGTTTCCAACGATGGCAGCCAGGAAGACGATGTCATCTTGCTTGGCGATTTGAATGTTAATGATCGGAATCTGGGAGAGCTGGGAATGGTCCCCGATCTCATGTGGACCGTCTCCAAAACCCCCACGAATACCCGAAAATCAAAACAATATGACAATATCTTGTTCAGCCGTCACCGTTCGCAGGAATTCACCGGAAAGTCTGGCATTTATGATTTCAAAACACGCTTTGGGTTAACTGAAAAAGAAGCCCTGGTCGTTTCCGATCATTTACCGGTCTGGGCAGAATTTCATGTTTCGGAAAATGGATTTGCGCGTCAAGCCTCGGCAAGGCAATCTGAAACACGCTGA
- a CDS encoding metallophosphoesterase codes for MEAIANGLILLVLSVGHAELWIVVINRTHALPIHDVRLKRLRHVLELLMVLFPIVLFLSVGLYTPGVLVGGDWNQLPFWWKPVLFVCALGFLGFLYSGFRHLLYKPPRQQTEHQSELIHIRQRLNQDLIGEGPYHYLAGLPFNQIFSVEFTEKKFELPRLPANWEGLRILHLSDLHFSGTLKREYFIELCRIAQETEPDLIIFAGDLIDEMKCLDWLDDTLSPMQAPLGCFFILGNHDWHQDSLQIRETLMKAGWIDLTTEPFLLEYEGHTLLLAGTEVPWMGAHPELKQPAIEEGSGAESDFLLLVSHTPDNFHWAVRQGYDLVLAGHTHGGQVRFPLIGPVFTPSLHGTRYASGTFARGSTVLHVSRGVSGIHPLRLFCRPEISLLTLHTTDSEDR; via the coding sequence ATGGAAGCAATAGCCAATGGATTGATATTGCTGGTGCTATCAGTCGGCCATGCTGAGCTCTGGATCGTGGTCATCAATCGCACACACGCTCTGCCGATACACGATGTCCGCCTTAAGAGACTGAGGCATGTGCTGGAGCTATTAATGGTTCTATTTCCCATAGTGCTTTTTCTCTCTGTGGGCCTGTATACTCCAGGGGTTCTGGTAGGTGGGGACTGGAATCAACTCCCTTTTTGGTGGAAGCCTGTCCTATTCGTGTGTGCCTTGGGATTTCTGGGCTTCTTGTATTCCGGGTTTCGCCATCTGCTTTACAAACCACCACGACAACAGACCGAACACCAGTCTGAGCTGATCCACATCCGCCAGCGACTCAATCAGGATCTGATCGGAGAGGGGCCCTATCATTATCTGGCCGGTCTTCCCTTTAACCAGATTTTTAGTGTGGAATTCACGGAGAAAAAATTCGAACTTCCCCGACTACCGGCGAACTGGGAAGGTCTGAGAATCTTGCATTTGAGCGACTTACATTTTTCTGGTACTTTGAAACGTGAGTATTTTATCGAGCTATGTCGGATTGCTCAGGAAACAGAGCCTGATCTGATTATCTTCGCTGGTGACCTCATAGACGAAATGAAATGTCTCGACTGGCTGGACGACACACTGAGCCCGATGCAAGCACCTTTGGGGTGTTTTTTTATACTAGGTAATCATGACTGGCATCAGGATAGTCTTCAGATTCGAGAGACTTTGATGAAAGCAGGTTGGATCGATCTGACTACTGAGCCATTTCTTTTGGAGTATGAAGGACACACGCTGCTACTGGCGGGAACCGAAGTCCCCTGGATGGGAGCGCATCCGGAACTCAAGCAACCAGCTATAGAGGAAGGTAGTGGAGCAGAGTCTGACTTCCTCTTGCTCGTCAGTCACACCCCCGATAATTTTCATTGGGCTGTTCGACAGGGGTATGACCTGGTACTTGCCGGTCACACTCATGGCGGGCAGGTCCGCTTCCCTTTGATTGGCCCGGTCTTTACGCCGAGTTTACACGGGACGCGTTATGCAAGTGGGACGTTTGCCCGTGGTTCGACTGTGTTGCACGTCAGCCGTGGTGTGTCAGGGATTCATCCGTTACGCTTGTTCTGCCGTCCGGAAATCAGTCTATTGACATTACATACAACCGATTCAGAAGATCGATGA